One stretch of Carassius carassius chromosome 18, fCarCar2.1, whole genome shotgun sequence DNA includes these proteins:
- the LOC132091937 gene encoding cysteine-rich protein 2-like, translated as MASKCPKCDKTVYFAEKVTSLGKDWHKFCLKCERCNKTLNPGGHAEHDGKPYCHKPCYAALYGPKGVNIGGAGSYVYDTPVNDDTTPAMETKPKAEEKKATRGPVKAASFSSFSGQPNVCPRCNKTVYFAEKVSSLGKDWHRPCLRCERCSKTLAPGSHAEHDGQPYCHKPCYAVLFGPKGVNTGGVGSYIYEDPNTESQS; from the exons ATGGCATCAAAATGTCCCAAATGTGACAAAACTGTTTATTTTG CGGAGAAAGTGACATCTCTGGGAAAAGACTGGCACAAATTCTGTCTGAAGTGTGAACGCTGTAACAAGACCCTGAATCCAGGAGGACATGCAGAG CATGATGGGAAGCCATACTGCCACAAGCCATGCTATGCTGCCCTCTATGGACCAAAAG GTGTGAATATCGGGGGGGCTGGTTCATATGTCTATGACACACCTGTCAATGATGACACTACCCCTGCCATGGAAACCAAGCCGAAGGCTGAAGAGAAAAAGGCCACCAGGGGCCCAGTGAAGG CTGCAAGCTTCAGTTCGTTTTCTGGTCAGCCGAACGTCTGCCCCAGGTGCAACAAAACAGTGTACTTCG CTGAAAAGGTCAGTTCCCTGGGTAAAGACTGGCACAGGCCCTGTCTGCGCTGTGAGAGGTGCAGCAAGACTCTGGCTCCCGGCAGCCATGCAGAG CACGATGGCCAGCCATACTGCCATAAACCCTGTTATGCTGTTCTTTTTGGGCCAAAAG GAGTGAACACTGGAGGTGTTGGCAGTTACATATACGAGGACCCAAACACTGAGAGCCAGTCCTAA